One genomic region from Gossypium hirsutum isolate 1008001.06 chromosome D13, Gossypium_hirsutum_v2.1, whole genome shotgun sequence encodes:
- the LOC107920194 gene encoding structural maintenance of chromosomes protein 5 isoform X2, with protein sequence MEEPRVKRPKISRDEDDYLPGNITEIELHNFMTFNHLVCKPGPRLNLVIGPNGSGKSSLVCAIALCLGGEPQLLGRATSIGAYVKRGEDAGYIKISLRGYTKEEQIAIVRKIDTRNKSEWFYNGKSVAKKEILEVIKKFNIQVNNLTQFLPQDRVCEFAKLTPIQLLEETEKAVGDPQLPVQHFALVEKSRELKKYQKAVDKMGESLKQLIALNAEQEKDVERVRQRDELLEKVDCMKKKLPWLKYDMKKIEYLEAQKREKEAKKKLNEAAKMLNEFKAPIEKQKQEKTKLDDQCKRISNFMNENIKKRNDLLQKENEAAVQARSKYKEIEDLRREEDCRKQSIIEAKMKLADAERDLQNLPAYEPPKEEIERLKSQILELTSSAHQMMQQKKEKEKSLGQMKTTLRNCVDGLKDMENTKTKLLHALKKSGAEKIFEAYQWVELHRNELNKDVYGPVLIEVNVSNEVHAKFLEGHVAHYIWKSFITQDSGDRDFLVKNLQPFDVPILNYVREESGRKAPPEISKQMHELGIYSRLDQVFDAPAAVKDVMSSQFGLEHSYIGSDKTDRKADDIAKELGILDFWTPQNHYHWSVSRYGDNEMSARVEPVHDSRLLLCGLDSGEIENMRCRKNELEKLIADAEEGIKSLQIQQRLVEDEAAKLQKQREEMVETARREMRKRKDLESCVEQRKRKLVSLERSGDIETAVDKLIEQAARSNIERLKHAIKVKDLLVEAVSCKWSYAEKHMASIEYDAKIIDSEVNLKEQEKFAYQASVNLQNCQQDVKDYSQQLLAAKRNAESISIITPELERLFLQMPTTIEELEAAIQDNISQANSIVFLNQNILQEYEDRRRQIETISAKLETDSKELQRCLAEIHTLKGSWLPTLRNLVSQINETFSRNFQEMAVAGEVSLDEHDTDFDQFGILVKVKFRQAGQLQVLSAHHQSGGFQRFFILFLFKISLIVPLGWLMRLTKEWTPLMKERCFSN encoded by the exons ATGGAGGAACCTCGCGTAAAGCGCCCCAAAATTTCAAG GGATGAAGATGACTATTTGCCAGGAAATATCACTGAGATTGAGCTCCATAATTTCATGACCTTCAATCACTTGGTATGCAAACCTGGACCTCGGTTAAACCTTGTCATAGGGCCAAATGGTTCTGGTAAGAGCTCTCTTGTATGTGCTATTGCACTTTGCCTTGGCGGTGAACCTCAG CTGCTTGGGAGGGCCACAAGCATTGGTGCATATGTGAAGCGTGGGGAAGATGCGGGATATATTAAGATTTCCTTGAGGGGCTACACTAAGGAAGAGCAGATCGCCATTGTCCGTAAAATTGATACACGCAACAAGTCAGAGTGGTTTTACAATG GCAAATCTGTGGCCAAAAAAGAGATATTGGaagtaattaaaaaattcaatatccAAGTCAACAATTTGACGCAA TTCTTACCACAAGACAGGGTTTGTGAGTTCGCCAAATTAACTCCCATTCAGCTCCTAGAAGAGACTGAAAAAGCAGTTGGTGATCCTCAACTTCCAGTGCAGCATTTTGCCCTTGTAGAAAAAAGCCGTGaactaaaaaaatatcaaaaa GCTGTAGATAAAATGGGAGAAAGTTTGAAACAGCTGATAGCCCTTAATGCTGagcaagaaaaagatgttgagcGTGTTCGCCAAAGAGATGAACTTCTAGAAAAG GTTGATTGTATGAAAAAGAAATTGCCTTGGCTGAAGTACGATATGAAGAAAATTGAATACTTGGAAGCCCAAAAGAGggaaaaagaagcaaaaaagaagttgaatgaaGCTGCAAAGATGCTAAATGAATTCAAAGCTCCCATAGA AAAACAAAAGCAAGAGAAAACGAAGCTGGATGATCAATGTAAACGCATAAGCAATTTCATGAATGAAAATATTAAGAAACGGAATGATCTTCTGCAGAAAGAGAATGAGGCG GCAGTGCAAGCGCGGAGTAAATATAAGGAAATCGAAGATTTGAGGAGAGAAGAAGATTGTCGCAAACAAAGTATTATAGAGGCTAAAATGAAACTTGCTGATGCTGAAAGGGATCTTCAGAACTTGCCTGCATATGAGCCTCCTAAGGAGGAAATT GAGAGATTGAAAAGTCAAATTCTGGAGCTAACTTCTTCTGCTCATCAAATGATGCAGCAGAAGAAGGAGAAGGAAAAATCTCTAGGCCAAATGAAAACAACCCTAAGGAACTGTGTCGATGG TTTGAAAGATATGGAGAATACAAAAACTAAACTTCTTCATGCTTTAAAGAAATCTGGTGCAGAAAAGATATTTGAAGCTTATCAGTGGGTGGAATTGCATCGCAATGAATTGAACAAGGACGTTTATGGCCCTGTATTGATTGAG GTGAACGTCTCAAATGAGGTCCATGCTAAGTTCTTGGAAGGCCACGTTGCTCATTACATCTGGAAG TCTTTTATTACTCAAGATTCTGGTGATAGGGATTTTCTTGTAAAGAACCTGCAGCCGTTTGATGTTCCCATTCTAAATTATGTAAGAGAAGAATCTGGTCGGAAAGCACCCCCTGAAATTTCTAAGCAG ATGCATGAACTGGGCATCTATTCCCGGCTCGATCAGGTGTTTGATGCTCCCGCTGCTGTAAAGGATGTTATGTCCTCACAGTTTGGTCTGGAGCATTCA TATATTGGGTCAGACAAAACTGATAGGAAAGCTGATGATATTGCAAAAGAATTGGGAATTTTAGATTTCTGGACTCCACAAAACCACTATCACTGGTCTGTTTCTAGATATGGTGATAATGAAATGTCAGCAAGAGTAGAACCTGTTCATGATTCACGTCTTCTACTGTGTG GTTTGGATAGTGGGGAAATTGAAAATATGAGGTGCAGAAAGAATGAGCTTGAAAAGTTAATTGCTGATGCGGAGGAAGGCATAAAATCACTTCAGATTCAGCAAAGGCTGGTTGAAGATGAAGCAGCCAAACTTCAAAAACAGCGG GAGGAAATGGTTGAAACTGCAAGAAGGGAAATGAGAAAACGAAAAGATTTGGAAAGCTGTGTTG aacaaaggaaaagaaaattagtATCCTTGGAGAGAAGTGGTGATATAGAAACAGCTGTAGATAAGCTCATTGAGCAAGCTGCAAGATCAAATATAGAGCGGCTTAAACATGCAATTAAAGTTAAG GATTTGCTGGTTGAAGCTGTTTCCTGCAAATGGAGTTATGCTGAAAAACATATGGCCTCCATTGAATATGATGCAAAG ATTATAGACTCGGAAGTCAATCTCAAGGAGCAAGAGAAGTTTGCTTACCAGGCATCAGTGAATTTACAGAATT GTCAACAAGATGTAAAGGATTATTCTCAACAACTGTTGGCTGCCAAGAGAAATGCTGAATCAATTTCCATCATTACTCCTGAACTTGAAAGGTTATTTCTTCAG ATGCCAACTACAATTGAGGAATTGGAGGCTGCTATACAAGACAACATTTCTCAAGCCAATTCTATTGTTTTCCTAAACCAGAACATACTACAGGAATATGAAGATCGTAGACGTCAG ATAGAAACCATTTCTGCGAAACTGGAGACGGATAGCAAGGAACTACAAAGGTGCTTAGCTGAGATACATACTCTGAAG GGAAGTTGGCTTCCAACATTGAGAAATCTTGTTAGCCAGATAAATGAAACTTTCAGTCGTAACTTCCAAGAGATGGCAGTTGCAGGAGAAGTTTCACTGG ATGAGCATGACACCGATTTTGATCAATTTGGGATACTTGTAAAAGTGAAGTTCAG
- the LOC107918514 gene encoding putative pentatricopeptide repeat-containing protein At4g17915, whose translation MVHRFSTRLLNVCIASLCKAHKLEKAESVIIDGIRLGVLPDVVTYNILIDAYCCFGIDAGYAILHRMREADVTPDIISYNSLIAGATRNRQIARSFDLLDEMIQRGIAPDVWSYNILMHGLFKLGKPDLANRIFKDIILAEYSPSIATFNIMMNGLCKNGYTENAFMLFRNLQRHGFVPELLTYNILVSGLCKIGRLGSARRVLKEIVESGHVPNAITYTTLLKCFFRKKKFEEGIELLLEMKSKGYTFDGFAYCTVIGALTKIGKVKQATEFMVDMIEIGIELDIVSYNTLINLYCKTGELEEAYKLLDEIEKKGLECDKYTHTIMIDGLCRAGNIEGAAQHLKYMNMMGFDSNLVAYNCLVDGLCKVGQIEDAIKVYKSMEVRDSFTYSSLVYNLCRDRRYHSAAKLLLSCLRSGMKILNSAQRAVLLGLRYSGFPREAKRLKSKIRIARILNH comes from the coding sequence ATGGTTCATAGATTTTCAACTAGATTATTGAATGTTTGCATAGCTTCCCTATGTAAGGCCCATAAATTGGAGAAAGCTGAATCAGTTATTATCGATGGTATAAGATTGGGAGTGCTCCCTGATGTTGTAACTTACAATATATTGATTGATGCATACTGTTGTTTTGGAATTGATGCTGGTTACGCCATTCTCCATCGAATGAGAGAAGCTGATGTTACCCCAGatattatttcatataattcttTGATAGCTGGTGCCACTAGGAATCGCCAAATAGCTCGGTCTTTTGATTTATTGGATGAAATGATTCAAAGAGGCATAGCCCCTGATGTTTGGAGTTACAATATTTTGATGCACGGCCTTTTCAAGTTAGGAAAACCAGATTTGGCCAATAGGATTTTTAAGGATATTATACTTGCTGAGTATTCACCTTCTATTGCTACTTTTAACATTATGATGAATGGTCTTTGCAAGAATGGGTATACAGAGAATGCTTTTATGTTGTTTAGGAATTTACAGCGTCATGGATTTGTGCCAGAGTTATTGACTTACAATATTCTTGTTAGTGGATTATGCAAGATTGGTAGATTAGGGTCAGCAAGGAGGGTTCTTAAAGAAATAGTGGAATCGGGCCATGTTCCAAATGCCATAACATACACTACTCTATTGAAATGCTTCTTTAGGAAGAAGAAGTTTGAAGAGGGAATTGAGCTATTGTTGGAAATGAAGAGTAAAGGGTATACATTTGATGGTTTTGCTTATTGCACAGTTATTGGTGCTCTAACTAAGATAGGTAAGGTGAAACAGGCGACTGAATTCATGGTGGACATGATTGAAATTGGTATCGAGCTTGATATAGTATCTTATAACACACTAATTAATCTGTACTGTAAAACAGGTGAGTTGGAAGAAGCCTATAAGTTGTTGGAtgagatagaaaagaaagggTTGGAGTGTGATAAGTATACACACACTATAATGATTGATGGATTGTGCAGGGCAGGTAACATTGAGGGGGCCGCACAACATTTGAAGTATATGAATATGATGGGCTTTGATTCAAATTTggttgcatataattgtttggttGATGGGTTGTGTAAGGTTGGTCAGATTGAGGATGCAATCAAAGTCTATAAATCAATGGAGGTAAGAGATTCTTTTACCTACTCCTCTTTGGTGTACAACCTTTGCAGGGACAGGAGGTATCATTCTGCAGCCAAGCTCTTGCTATCTTGCTTACGAAGTGGCATGAAAATACTTAACTCTGCTCAACGAGCTGTTTTGCTTGGTCTTCGCTATTCTGGATTTCCTAGAGAAGCAAAAAGGCTCAAGTCTAAGATTCGCATTGCTCGAATATTGAATCATTGA
- the LOC107920194 gene encoding structural maintenance of chromosomes protein 5 isoform X3: MEEPRVKRPKISRDEDDYLPGNITEIELHNFMTFNHLVCKPGPRLNLVIGPNGSGKSSLVCAIALCLGGEPQLLGRATSIGAYVKRGEDAGYIKISLRGYTKEEQIAIVRKIDTRNKSEWFYNGKSVAKKEILEVIKKFNIQVNNLTQFLPQDRVCEFAKLTPIQLLEETEKAVGDPQLPVQHFALVEKSRELKKYQKAVDKMGESLKQLIALNAEQEKDVERVRQRDELLEKVDCMKKKLPWLKYDMKKIEYLEAQKREKEAKKKLNEAAKMLNEFKAPIEKQKQEKTKLDDQCKRISNFMNENIKKRNDLLQKENEAAVQARSKYKEIEDLRREEDCRKQSIIEAKMKLADAERDLQNLPAYEPPKEEIERLKSQILELTSSAHQMMQQKKEKEKSLGQMKTTLRNCVDGLKDMENTKTKLLHALKKSGAEKIFEAYQWVELHRNELNKDVYGPVLIEVNVSNEVHAKFLEGHVAHYIWKSFITQDSGDRDFLVKNLQPFDVPILNYVREESGRKAPPEISKQMHELGIYSRLDQVFDAPAAVKDVMSSQFGLEHSYIGSDKTDRKADDIAKELGILDFWTPQNHYHWSVSRYGDNEMSARVEPVHDSRLLLCGLDSGEIENMRCRKNELEKLIADAEEGIKSLQIQQRLVEDEAAKLQKQREEMVETARREMRKRKDLESCVEQRKRKLVSLERSGDIETAVDKLIEQAARSNIERLKHAIKVKDLLVEAVSCKWSYAEKHMASIEYDAKIIDSEVNLKEQEKFAYQASVNLQNCQQDVKDYSQQLLAAKRNAESISIITPELERLFLQMPTTIEELEAAIQDNISQANSIVFLNQNILQEYEDRRRQCIYHR, translated from the exons ATGGAGGAACCTCGCGTAAAGCGCCCCAAAATTTCAAG GGATGAAGATGACTATTTGCCAGGAAATATCACTGAGATTGAGCTCCATAATTTCATGACCTTCAATCACTTGGTATGCAAACCTGGACCTCGGTTAAACCTTGTCATAGGGCCAAATGGTTCTGGTAAGAGCTCTCTTGTATGTGCTATTGCACTTTGCCTTGGCGGTGAACCTCAG CTGCTTGGGAGGGCCACAAGCATTGGTGCATATGTGAAGCGTGGGGAAGATGCGGGATATATTAAGATTTCCTTGAGGGGCTACACTAAGGAAGAGCAGATCGCCATTGTCCGTAAAATTGATACACGCAACAAGTCAGAGTGGTTTTACAATG GCAAATCTGTGGCCAAAAAAGAGATATTGGaagtaattaaaaaattcaatatccAAGTCAACAATTTGACGCAA TTCTTACCACAAGACAGGGTTTGTGAGTTCGCCAAATTAACTCCCATTCAGCTCCTAGAAGAGACTGAAAAAGCAGTTGGTGATCCTCAACTTCCAGTGCAGCATTTTGCCCTTGTAGAAAAAAGCCGTGaactaaaaaaatatcaaaaa GCTGTAGATAAAATGGGAGAAAGTTTGAAACAGCTGATAGCCCTTAATGCTGagcaagaaaaagatgttgagcGTGTTCGCCAAAGAGATGAACTTCTAGAAAAG GTTGATTGTATGAAAAAGAAATTGCCTTGGCTGAAGTACGATATGAAGAAAATTGAATACTTGGAAGCCCAAAAGAGggaaaaagaagcaaaaaagaagttgaatgaaGCTGCAAAGATGCTAAATGAATTCAAAGCTCCCATAGA AAAACAAAAGCAAGAGAAAACGAAGCTGGATGATCAATGTAAACGCATAAGCAATTTCATGAATGAAAATATTAAGAAACGGAATGATCTTCTGCAGAAAGAGAATGAGGCG GCAGTGCAAGCGCGGAGTAAATATAAGGAAATCGAAGATTTGAGGAGAGAAGAAGATTGTCGCAAACAAAGTATTATAGAGGCTAAAATGAAACTTGCTGATGCTGAAAGGGATCTTCAGAACTTGCCTGCATATGAGCCTCCTAAGGAGGAAATT GAGAGATTGAAAAGTCAAATTCTGGAGCTAACTTCTTCTGCTCATCAAATGATGCAGCAGAAGAAGGAGAAGGAAAAATCTCTAGGCCAAATGAAAACAACCCTAAGGAACTGTGTCGATGG TTTGAAAGATATGGAGAATACAAAAACTAAACTTCTTCATGCTTTAAAGAAATCTGGTGCAGAAAAGATATTTGAAGCTTATCAGTGGGTGGAATTGCATCGCAATGAATTGAACAAGGACGTTTATGGCCCTGTATTGATTGAG GTGAACGTCTCAAATGAGGTCCATGCTAAGTTCTTGGAAGGCCACGTTGCTCATTACATCTGGAAG TCTTTTATTACTCAAGATTCTGGTGATAGGGATTTTCTTGTAAAGAACCTGCAGCCGTTTGATGTTCCCATTCTAAATTATGTAAGAGAAGAATCTGGTCGGAAAGCACCCCCTGAAATTTCTAAGCAG ATGCATGAACTGGGCATCTATTCCCGGCTCGATCAGGTGTTTGATGCTCCCGCTGCTGTAAAGGATGTTATGTCCTCACAGTTTGGTCTGGAGCATTCA TATATTGGGTCAGACAAAACTGATAGGAAAGCTGATGATATTGCAAAAGAATTGGGAATTTTAGATTTCTGGACTCCACAAAACCACTATCACTGGTCTGTTTCTAGATATGGTGATAATGAAATGTCAGCAAGAGTAGAACCTGTTCATGATTCACGTCTTCTACTGTGTG GTTTGGATAGTGGGGAAATTGAAAATATGAGGTGCAGAAAGAATGAGCTTGAAAAGTTAATTGCTGATGCGGAGGAAGGCATAAAATCACTTCAGATTCAGCAAAGGCTGGTTGAAGATGAAGCAGCCAAACTTCAAAAACAGCGG GAGGAAATGGTTGAAACTGCAAGAAGGGAAATGAGAAAACGAAAAGATTTGGAAAGCTGTGTTG aacaaaggaaaagaaaattagtATCCTTGGAGAGAAGTGGTGATATAGAAACAGCTGTAGATAAGCTCATTGAGCAAGCTGCAAGATCAAATATAGAGCGGCTTAAACATGCAATTAAAGTTAAG GATTTGCTGGTTGAAGCTGTTTCCTGCAAATGGAGTTATGCTGAAAAACATATGGCCTCCATTGAATATGATGCAAAG ATTATAGACTCGGAAGTCAATCTCAAGGAGCAAGAGAAGTTTGCTTACCAGGCATCAGTGAATTTACAGAATT GTCAACAAGATGTAAAGGATTATTCTCAACAACTGTTGGCTGCCAAGAGAAATGCTGAATCAATTTCCATCATTACTCCTGAACTTGAAAGGTTATTTCTTCAG ATGCCAACTACAATTGAGGAATTGGAGGCTGCTATACAAGACAACATTTCTCAAGCCAATTCTATTGTTTTCCTAAACCAGAACATACTACAGGAATATGAAGATCGTAGACGTCAG TGCATATATCACAGATAG